A portion of the Oncorhynchus nerka isolate Pitt River linkage group LG27, Oner_Uvic_2.0, whole genome shotgun sequence genome contains these proteins:
- the LOC115124064 gene encoding probable ATP-dependent RNA helicase DDX28 isoform X2 → MVKTVGGGRGVGNIKLAFTKGPPDVLVATPGALVKALRRRYLDLGELSFMVVDEADTMFDPSFSGMLESILAQTRVAPDPSETRGPGPTRKAQLVVVGATFPGGVGEVLSQVTDLGSMVTIKSKNLHFLMSHVRGADKLKAAEQDKAGVLVFCNRASTVNWLGYSLEDMGLRHVRLQGEMPASLRAGIFHSFQKGQVDVLICTDIASRGLDTQRVCLVFNYNFPESHTDYIHRAGRVGRVGSVEDGEVLSFVTQPWDVELVQMIETAARRRTSLPGMESSIRKPEPKAAEEEEEEEGLLY, encoded by the exons ATGGTGAAGACAgtgggaggtgggagaggtgtGGGCAACATCAAGCTGGCCTTCACCAAGGGTCCCCCGGATGTGTTGGTGGCCACACCTGGGGCCCTCGTCAAGGCCCTGCGGAGACGCTATCTAGACCTGGGGGAGCTGAGCTTCATGGTGGTGGATGAGGCAGACACCATGTTTGATCCCAGCTTCTCTGGCATGCTGGAGAGCATCCTGGCCCAGACCCGCGTGGCACCCGACCCCTCAGAGACCCGGGGCCCCGGCCCCACCCGCAAGGCCcagctggtggtggtgggggccACGTTCCCCGGTGGGGTCGGAGAGGTTCTCAGTCAG GTGACGGACCTGGGCAGCATGGTGACCATCAAGAGCAAGAATCTTCACTTCCTCATGTCACAT GTGAGGGGAGCTGACAAGCTGAAGGCGGCAGAGCAGGACAAGGCTGGGGTGTTGGTGTTCTGTAACCGGGCTTCTACAGTCAACTGGCTGGGCTACTCCCTGGAGGACATGGGGCTGAGACACGTCCGACTGCAGGGGGAGATGCCTGCCTCCCTCCGGGCTGGAATCTTCCACTCCTTCCAGAAGGGACAG GTAGACGTGCTGATCTGTACCGACATCGCTTCCCGTGGACTGGACACCCAGAGGGTCTGTCTGGTGTTCAATTACAACTTCCCAGAATCCCACACGGACTACATCCACCGGGCTGGACGGGTGGGCCGGGTAGGGAGTGTGGAGGATGGGGAGGTGCTCAGCTTCGTCACCCAACCCTGGGACGTGGAGCTGGTGCAGATGATTGAGACGGCTGCCCGGAGGAGGACAAGTCTGCCTGGGATGGAATCCTCCATCAGGAAGCCTGAGCCCAAAGCAgccgaagaggaggaggaagaagaggggttGCTCTACTAG
- the LOC115124064 gene encoding probable ATP-dependent RNA helicase DDX28 isoform X1, producing the protein MVKTVGGGRGVGNIKLAFTKGPPDVLVATPGALVKALRRRYLDLGELSFMVVDEADTMFDPSFSGMLESILAQTRVAPDPSETRGPGPTRKAQLVVVGATFPGGVGEVLSQVTDLGSMVTIKSKNLHFLMSHVKQTFLKVRGADKLKAAEQDKAGVLVFCNRASTVNWLGYSLEDMGLRHVRLQGEMPASLRAGIFHSFQKGQVDVLICTDIASRGLDTQRVCLVFNYNFPESHTDYIHRAGRVGRVGSVEDGEVLSFVTQPWDVELVQMIETAARRRTSLPGMESSIRKPEPKAAEEEEEEEGLLY; encoded by the exons ATGGTGAAGACAgtgggaggtgggagaggtgtGGGCAACATCAAGCTGGCCTTCACCAAGGGTCCCCCGGATGTGTTGGTGGCCACACCTGGGGCCCTCGTCAAGGCCCTGCGGAGACGCTATCTAGACCTGGGGGAGCTGAGCTTCATGGTGGTGGATGAGGCAGACACCATGTTTGATCCCAGCTTCTCTGGCATGCTGGAGAGCATCCTGGCCCAGACCCGCGTGGCACCCGACCCCTCAGAGACCCGGGGCCCCGGCCCCACCCGCAAGGCCcagctggtggtggtgggggccACGTTCCCCGGTGGGGTCGGAGAGGTTCTCAGTCAG GTGACGGACCTGGGCAGCATGGTGACCATCAAGAGCAAGAATCTTCACTTCCTCATGTCACATGTAAAACAGACCTTCCTGAAA GTGAGGGGAGCTGACAAGCTGAAGGCGGCAGAGCAGGACAAGGCTGGGGTGTTGGTGTTCTGTAACCGGGCTTCTACAGTCAACTGGCTGGGCTACTCCCTGGAGGACATGGGGCTGAGACACGTCCGACTGCAGGGGGAGATGCCTGCCTCCCTCCGGGCTGGAATCTTCCACTCCTTCCAGAAGGGACAG GTAGACGTGCTGATCTGTACCGACATCGCTTCCCGTGGACTGGACACCCAGAGGGTCTGTCTGGTGTTCAATTACAACTTCCCAGAATCCCACACGGACTACATCCACCGGGCTGGACGGGTGGGCCGGGTAGGGAGTGTGGAGGATGGGGAGGTGCTCAGCTTCGTCACCCAACCCTGGGACGTGGAGCTGGTGCAGATGATTGAGACGGCTGCCCGGAGGAGGACAAGTCTGCCTGGGATGGAATCCTCCATCAGGAAGCCTGAGCCCAAAGCAgccgaagaggaggaggaagaagaggggttGCTCTACTAG